A section of the Luteolibacter flavescens genome encodes:
- a CDS encoding bifunctional 3,4-dihydroxy-2-butanone-4-phosphate synthase/GTP cyclohydrolase II: protein MATPLIFSPVEEIIADIAAGRIVIVADDPDRENEADLIAAASLCTPETISFMAVHARGLICAPITLERAEELELQQMTRRNREVLRTAFTVSVDAAKGVTTGISAADRALTVQLLADGKATADDFVQPGHIFPIQARDGGVLRRAGHTEAAVDLARLAGLPPAGVICEIMHEDGTMGRVGDLGEYQQTHSLKACTIAQIIQWRRRSEKLVVREETIKLPTDHGDFDCHLYRVETDGSHHLALSRGPISPDTPTLVRVHSECLTGDVFLSQRCDCGGQLDAAMEHISKEGGVLLYLRQEGRGIGLAAKIHAYKLQEQGFDTIEANEKLGFPSDLRDYGMGAQILCDLGVKKIRLLTNNPKKVVGLEGYGLEIVEQLPIRLPENQHNARYLATKRERMGHHL, encoded by the coding sequence ATGGCCACCCCGCTCATTTTCAGCCCTGTCGAGGAAATCATCGCCGACATCGCCGCCGGCCGCATCGTGATCGTGGCGGACGACCCGGATCGGGAGAATGAGGCGGACCTCATTGCCGCGGCCTCGCTGTGCACGCCGGAGACGATTTCCTTCATGGCGGTCCACGCCCGCGGCCTGATCTGCGCGCCCATCACCCTGGAGCGCGCGGAAGAGCTTGAGCTGCAACAGATGACCCGCCGCAACCGGGAGGTGCTGCGCACGGCTTTCACCGTCTCGGTGGACGCCGCGAAGGGGGTCACGACGGGTATTTCCGCCGCTGACCGGGCGCTGACAGTGCAGTTGCTGGCGGACGGAAAGGCGACGGCTGACGACTTCGTCCAGCCGGGCCATATTTTCCCCATTCAGGCACGGGACGGCGGCGTGCTGCGCCGAGCCGGGCATACCGAGGCTGCCGTGGACCTGGCCCGCCTCGCCGGACTGCCACCCGCCGGGGTGATCTGTGAGATCATGCACGAGGACGGCACCATGGGACGGGTCGGCGATCTGGGAGAATACCAGCAGACCCACTCGCTGAAGGCCTGCACCATCGCCCAGATCATCCAGTGGCGTCGCCGCTCCGAGAAGCTCGTGGTGCGCGAGGAGACGATCAAGCTGCCGACCGACCACGGGGATTTCGATTGCCACCTCTACCGCGTGGAGACGGATGGCTCGCACCACCTCGCGCTGAGCCGCGGGCCGATCAGCCCGGACACGCCGACGCTCGTCCGCGTCCACTCCGAGTGCCTGACCGGCGATGTCTTCCTCTCCCAACGCTGCGACTGCGGCGGCCAGCTCGATGCGGCCATGGAGCACATTTCGAAGGAGGGCGGCGTGCTGCTCTACCTCCGCCAGGAAGGCCGCGGCATCGGCCTCGCGGCGAAGATCCACGCCTACAAGCTGCAGGAGCAGGGATTCGACACCATCGAGGCGAATGAGAAGCTCGGCTTCCCCTCCGACCTGCGCGACTACGGGATGGGTGCCCAGATCCTTTGCGATCTCGGCGTGAAGAAGATCCGCCTGCTGACGAACAATCCGAAGAAGGTCGTGGGCCTGGAAGGCTACGGGCTCGAGATCGTGGAGCAGCTTCCGATCCGACTGCCGGAGAACCAACACAATGCCCGCTACCTGGCCACCAAGCGCGAGCGCATGGGCCACCACCTCTGA